TTCAATCATATTTTAATGGAGGTTCCGAAACAACCCGACTCAACACTGGACGAAGGTTTTACGAGCAATACATGGCAATGATAATTCTCCCTTAGGCATCCCGATCAAGTGAGACAGACCGGGTGTATGGAAAGACATTAACTCGATGTACGATGATCTTAAGAAAGCTGGGGTGGAGATCACGGATAACACCGGGATCGTCAACAACAACGACTCGATTCAGACCTTCTCTGTAGCGACTTTTCGGTCTTTTGTGGCTGAGAAAATGGGTAAAAAAACCGAGGTGGGGCATTTTACTTGGAATAGATGGGTCCCTAATAAAGTGTTACTCTTTGTTTGGAAACTCATTCTGGGGGGCATCGCTACAAAAGCAGCTTTGGATCATAGAGGCATTAATCTGGGGAACTTGGAGTGTGGTATTTGCGGCGGTGATGTTGAGACAGTTAACCATCTTACGGTCGAATGCACTTTGGTAAAAGCGGTTTGGTGGCATGTCTTCAACTGGATCAAGATCAGCGTTAGCGCTCAAGTGTCGGATTTCAATAGTTTGCTGGATGAAGTTTACAAACAAAAGGGTTcaaagatttggaaaaaaacCATTGAAGTGGTTTTGTACGCTTCTGTCTGGAGAGTTTGGAAAAGTAGAAATgggaaagtttttgaaaacaatCCTTTCTCGGTTCTGAAGGTAGTCGAGGAGATTAAAGAAGACTCATACTTTTGGCTAATACATCGGTCGTCGTTTAGTAAGCTCGATTGGATGAGATGGAGAGACTTCAATATTAGAGATATCATTATGTAATTCTGTTTTTTCTCTTTCGGGACTCCCAGCTTCCGGCTGGCCCCTTCGTTGTATTTTATATTTCAGTTATAAAATGCCGCCGTTCGAAAAAAAAAAGACAACCATATAATTGATCAACTGAATAGGCAAAAGAAAAAGCAtggtatctttaaaaaaaacagtaaaatcTCCTTTTTAGATCTCATTGTCGGATTCAAACCCAATCATTCATCATATACTTTCTCTCACTATCCACTTTCCTCTTTCACCATGTACGTAACATCCCATTGTCGGCAGGATTTGCGATGTTTCTCTCTCGGTCGCTATAGAAAGCAAGAAATGAGAAAGTTTTCTCATTTCAATAATGAGAGTAATGTAGTTGAAAATGTAGTAAAAAGAGTGTACTACATGTAGAGGGAATGCATCTTTTGGTG
The DNA window shown above is from Helianthus annuus cultivar XRQ/B unplaced genomic scaffold, HanXRQr2.0-SUNRISE HanXRQChr00c001, whole genome shotgun sequence and carries:
- the LOC110888999 gene encoding uncharacterized protein LOC110888999, whose amino-acid sequence is MYDDLKKAGVEITDNTGIVNNNDSIQTFSVATFRSFVAEKMGKKTEVGHFTWNRWVPNKVLLFVWKLILGGIATKAALDHRGINLGNLECGICGGDVETVNHLTVECTLVKAVWWHVFNWIKISVSAQVSDFNSLLDEVYKQKGSKIWKKTIEVVLYASVWRVWKSRNGKVFENNPFSVLKVVEEIKEDSYFWLIHRSSFSKLDWMRWRDFNIRDIIM